The following DNA comes from Myxococcales bacterium.
GGAGGTTGGCGCGCTGCCCGAGGTCGCGCGTAGGTCTTGGCCGGCGGCTCAGCTCGCTCTTGCCGGGCTCATTTCGCCATCGGGCCGATGTAGGACTTTGCCGCGACGACGTTGTCGTACCACTTCTTGGTCTCCCCAACCGGGTTCTGCCCCGCGTGGAGCGACAGCTGAATGCGGTCGATTTTCAGCGAGTCGATGTCGCGGAAGCGGAGGTTGCCGAAGTCGGCCAGCACCACGCCGTCCACCCAGAGCGTGATCCGACCGTCGCGTTGCCCCACCGTATTCGCCTTGACCATCAGCTCGTAGGCGTACCAGCGATCGAGATCCGGCGTGAGCTCAGCGTGCGGCACGAAGTCCGCGCCGAAATCGAAGGGCAGGCTGGAGTTCGGGAGCACGATGCCGGACGGGAAGAAGTGATCCCCCCACTGGCTGCGCTGCTCGGGATGATAGATGTACGTGTTGAGCTGACCCGGAGATTTATCCTTGGTCTCCCCGCGCCAACACTCGAAGTCCACCAGGAACTTGTTCTTGCCGTCGGCGGGGACTCCCGGCGTCGCCTGTCCGTTGACGAAGTAGTGGGCCGAGATGCCGCCGCCGTTGTGGCTCGACCCGCTCACATCGAAGCTCTTGTCGAACTTCGAGTACCAGCGCAGGTAGAGCTGGTCGAGCTCGGTGGTCAGCACCTTCTGCACCGCGTTCGAGAGCTCGTTGTTCTGTTTGGGTAGGGTGAACTCCAGGGACTTCTGCCCGGCGAACACGTTGCCCGTTTCGGTGGCAATGCGTGTCTGGGAGACCTGAAAGAAGTTGTCCCACTTTTGACTCAGGTCGCTGGCCTTGGAATGGCTCTCGAAGTCATCCGCGAAGATCACGTCCGGATCGGCCTCGATGCCGACGTCGCCAGGATACTTGGCCGCGATACCGGTCCCGCTCGCGCCTCCGCCTCCGGCGCCTGCGCTCGCGCCTCCACTGCCGCCGCCGGCGCTGCTCCCACCGGTGTTCGCGCCCCCGCTGCCTGCGCTCGAGCCGCCGGCGCCGCCCGTCGTCGACGAGCCGCCGGTCCCGGTCTTGCCGCCGCTGCCGGCTGCGTCGTCGGAGCCGCAGCCGAGCGTCTGCGAGAGCGCGAGCGTGAGTCCCCAGAGTCCGAGCCCGAATCGCATCATTTCTCTCCTCCGCTTCACGCCGAAGGTAACACGTTCGTGCGTCGCGAGCGCTCGCGACCCGGGGCCCGTCTCGCGCGGCGTGCGCCGGCGAGCGCAAACCCAACCAGGAAAATGATCGGCGTGTAGCTCGGGCCTCGTGGCTCGCCGAGCTGGCATGCCCCGCAACCGCCGCGTTTCTCCGGCCTCGCGGGCAAGTTGGGCGTGGTGTCGTCGCGAGAGGCGGGGGGAGCAGGCGAGTCGTTCTTCGTGCTCGCCGCGGGGTTCGGGCTCGCCGCGCTCGCGTCTGGAGCGGTTGCGGTCGGAGCTGCGCTGACTGCGGTCGTCGGTTCGGGGCCGTGCTCGCTCGCGTCGGGCTGACCCTTCAGCGACGAGACCTCCACTCCGGCGTTCGCCTTGCACCAGACCTCGGACCAGGTCGATGTCCCCCGGGTCTTGCAGCGGAGCGCGTAACCCCGAGCGGCATACTGTTTCTGACACGCATCGGCCTCGGCGAAGTACGTGCTGCAGCTCTTGCACTGTTCCCCGGTCTGGCGCGCGTTGTCGATGCTGCAGGGCTCGACGTAGCCCGGAGGCGGGGCCAGATCCGCCCAGATTGAAGGCGCCCACGAGAGGACTGCAGCGAGCGCGTGGAGACCTCTCCGGTTGGGCATTTTCACGCAGAGTAACGCAGGCGGCCTCCCGCCGGATCGTCATGGGCAGCATGCATAGGGGCCGGCCGCCTGCAGCCTGCAGCCTGAAGTCTGTAGCCCCGGCTTTCGCCCGAAAAGGCGAGAGCTGAGTCAGAGCATTTCGAGGTCCAGGTCGCCGTCCACGTCGCCGTCGCCGTCAAAGTCCACGTCAACGAAACCCGTCGCTTCGATGGACTCGAGGGACTAGCCTACGAAGCCGTGACGCTGCGGCCAGTCGTCGGCTTCGTTGGTGTTGCAGCTTGCGCGCTGCTCGACACCTTCTCGGCGCCTGCCGCCGCGGCTGACGCGGTGCCCGTCGAGGAAGACGCCGACGCCATCCTGTCGACCGACAGCTGGTTTCTGCGGCTCGACGTCGGCGCGGCGTACCTCCGGACCACGACGCGCTTCCATCCGGTCGCGGATGACTCGCAGAAGAGTCAGTTCGAGCCCAACGGGGTTGCGCTGACCTTGCAGCTCGCCATCGCTGCGCGGCTGGGGCGTGACGTGACCTTGGGGGGACTCGGCCGCTTGGTCCACTCACCAGCGAACAACTACGAGGGCACGTGGCACGACACGCCGCAGGGCCTGTACTACGGCGCGCTGTTCATCGACCACCGTCTGCCGGCCCGGGTGCTGCGCCTGGGTGGCGGCATTGGCCCAGGGCACCTGTACAGCGTGGATCCCGCGCAGCAAGGCTTCGGACAGTGGGGGCCCGTCGGCACAATCTGGCTGGGGCTGGATCTGCCTTCGAGCTCACGGGTTGCGCTGGGCCTCACCGCAGACGTCACCGGAGCCGCGATGCGGCAGACCCATGAGCTCGCTGGCGCAGCTCATCAGTTCGACACGTTCATGCTGGTCATGGGACTTTCGTTCACCATCCGCATCTCCGAGCCGTCGTGGCCGAAGAGCATGCCGAGCTTGGCGATGACCAGGCCGCCAGCTCACCCGAGTGGCGGCGGCTCGTGAAGCACGCGCTCAGGGCACGGGTTCAAGTAGCTTCAAAGCCAGCTTCACGAAATCGGCTTCGGTGACGATACCGACGAGTTGACCGTCGTCGCCCACCACCGGCAAACAGCCGAGCTTGCTGTTCCACATCAGAAGTCCGGCGTCCGCGATGGGGGTGTCCTCGCGGACCGTGACCAGCTCGCGCACCATGACATCTCGCGCGAACAGACGCTCCTTGATGGTGTGAGTCTTCTGCTGACTGCCGAACTCCGCAACGCTGGCGGCGACCCCCAGCAGGTCGCGCAGCGTGATCAGCCCGACGAGCTTGCCGTCGTCCACGACCGGCAGATGCCGAAAGCGGAAGTGCTGCATGCCTTCTTCGACACCGAGGAGGTTGTCTTCCTCGAACAAGGTGAAGACCTCGCGGGTCATGATCTCGCGGATGAGCGTCGGTTTGGGCATGTTTTCCTGGGACCTTCGCCGTTTTCGTAACCCGATAGCGGCGTTCGATCAACCCAGGCGCAGC
Coding sequences within:
- a CDS encoding CBS domain-containing protein; its protein translation is MTREVFTLFEEDNLLGVEEGMQHFRFRHLPVVDDGKLVGLITLRDLLGVAASVAEFGSQQKTHTIKERLFARDVMVRELVTVREDTPIADAGLLMWNSKLGCLPVVGDDGQLVGIVTEADFVKLALKLLEPVP